The proteins below are encoded in one region of Rhodothermus profundi:
- a CDS encoding DUF4342 domain-containing protein — MTDPRHHFETFKVRGGQLLDRIREIIEEGNARRVILKKDNRVLLEFPLSVGVGGAAAAVLFAPTLAAVGAIAALVSDVDVIIERRPAPPQELPPAEQQPPNGDANA; from the coding sequence ATGACGGATCCCAGGCACCACTTTGAAACCTTCAAAGTTCGGGGCGGCCAACTGCTGGATCGCATTCGGGAAATTATTGAAGAAGGAAACGCTCGGCGGGTAATTCTGAAGAAAGATAATCGCGTCTTACTCGAGTTTCCGCTTTCTGTTGGCGTAGGCGGCGCTGCAGCGGCGGTGCTGTTTGCCCCAACGCTGGCTGCTGTTGGCGCGATTGCCGCCCTGGTGAGTGACGTAGACGTGATCATTGAGCGTCGCCCCGCGCCTCCGCAAGAGCTTCCGCCAGCCGAGCAACAGCCCCCGAACGGCGACGCAAACGCCTGA
- a CDS encoding PH domain-containing protein, with protein MERPSEASIETPQFRRLHPLTLLVRLLMSLPAFLVLLFPALQGQTVDRWTLFMMMLYGLLALPLILAHYLRFRYALTPRELIIESGVLTHRRRSIPIDRIQNVQIERTLLARMLGLARVRIETAGSTETEGEIAFVSLPEAQRLKEQVHAFRRGAIAEQELEPTRALLFSMTLGQLLHSGAFRFSLVYLAGMFSVMEYLKLTPEELIDWIVRGQLHWVQEAFEQTPLLAAAATLLLAALLGWGAGIVVHVVRFYGFQLWKEGERFYRRSGLFTVAESVVPKRRIQALVIRTNPLMQRFGWYVLEAQLMGLDREAQKMQTLVPFGRADTIQQIAAHVWPLHLPSAWHRVSPRMIQRVAVRYLLVGTGLLLGIGWIWPEVRWLLIGLPVGAPLMAWLQYRRHGYALQGAYLFVRQGVFRHRIWCLPYQKMQVFSLTRSLFQRRWGLASLQIDMAGAPAIGGPQLRDLPEATATELLQLIYERFQAHCRTQPSAL; from the coding sequence ATGGAGCGCCCGTCTGAGGCATCCATCGAAACGCCGCAGTTTCGCCGGCTTCACCCGCTGACGCTCCTGGTGCGCTTGTTAATGAGCCTGCCGGCCTTCCTTGTATTGCTGTTTCCAGCGCTTCAGGGGCAGACGGTGGACCGCTGGACGCTTTTTATGATGATGCTGTATGGTCTGCTGGCCCTTCCTCTGATTCTAGCGCACTATCTTCGCTTTCGGTATGCCCTTACGCCGCGCGAGCTGATTATTGAAAGTGGAGTGCTGACGCACCGCCGGCGAAGCATTCCGATTGATCGAATTCAAAATGTACAAATCGAACGCACGCTGCTTGCCCGCATGCTGGGACTGGCCCGGGTGCGCATTGAAACGGCCGGTAGCACGGAAACCGAGGGAGAGATTGCCTTTGTCAGCCTGCCGGAAGCGCAACGCCTCAAGGAGCAGGTGCATGCTTTCCGAAGGGGAGCGATAGCTGAACAGGAACTGGAGCCAACGCGCGCGCTGCTTTTTTCCATGACGCTCGGCCAGCTACTTCACTCCGGCGCCTTTCGTTTTTCGCTGGTATATCTGGCCGGTATGTTTTCCGTCATGGAGTACCTGAAGTTGACGCCTGAAGAGCTGATCGACTGGATCGTACGCGGGCAGCTTCACTGGGTGCAAGAAGCGTTTGAGCAAACGCCGCTACTGGCCGCTGCCGCTACCCTGCTGCTGGCAGCCCTTTTAGGATGGGGAGCGGGAATCGTGGTGCACGTGGTTCGCTTTTATGGCTTTCAACTATGGAAAGAAGGTGAGCGGTTTTACCGACGCAGTGGCCTGTTTACGGTAGCGGAGAGCGTCGTGCCCAAGCGTCGGATTCAGGCGCTGGTCATCCGAACCAATCCGCTTATGCAGCGCTTCGGGTGGTACGTGCTGGAAGCTCAGTTGATGGGGCTGGACCGTGAAGCCCAAAAAATGCAGACGCTGGTGCCTTTTGGACGCGCGGACACCATTCAGCAAATCGCGGCGCATGTGTGGCCGCTGCATTTGCCCTCGGCGTGGCATCGGGTCTCGCCCCGCATGATCCAGCGCGTCGCGGTGCGCTATCTGTTGGTCGGGACCGGGCTGCTGCTGGGGATAGGGTGGATCTGGCCGGAAGTGCGCTGGCTGCTGATCGGATTGCCCGTGGGGGCTCCACTGATGGCCTGGTTGCAGTATCGCCGCCATGGATATGCCCTGCAGGGCGCATACTTGTTCGTGCGGCAGGGCGTTTTCCGACACCGCATCTGGTGTCTGCCCTACCAGAAAATGCAGGTCTTTTCGCTGACGCGCTCGTTGTTTCAGCGTCGGTGGGGATTGGCCAGTTTACAGATTGATATGGCTGGAGCGCCAGCTATAGGCGGTCCACAACTTCGTGATTTGCCCGAGGCTACAGCCACCGAGCTGTTACAGCTTATCTATGAGCGCTTCCAGGCGCATTGCCGAACGCAACCTTCGGCGTTGTAG
- a CDS encoding PH domain-containing protein — MKSLDPAVCTVWRIKWMLWTLAGLLLALFYELTHLFEPERGTPPGFWVLLVLLVGGGLSWWLPALRYRYWRYALKPEELVLERGVLVRVRTIVPLRRVQHLDIAQDLIEREFGLARVVLHTAGTRHGAVVLPGLRLEQAEALRDEIKRYLLEETL; from the coding sequence ATGAAATCGCTGGATCCAGCCGTTTGTACCGTCTGGCGTATTAAATGGATGCTCTGGACCCTGGCCGGGCTGCTGCTTGCGCTTTTTTATGAGCTAACGCATCTGTTCGAGCCAGAGCGAGGAACTCCCCCGGGCTTCTGGGTACTCCTGGTTCTTCTGGTTGGGGGCGGGCTGAGCTGGTGGCTGCCAGCGCTGCGCTACCGGTACTGGCGATATGCGTTGAAGCCAGAGGAGCTTGTGCTGGAACGCGGGGTGCTGGTGCGGGTGCGGACAATTGTGCCGCTGCGACGCGTGCAACATCTAGACATTGCCCAGGATCTGATCGAACGAGAATTTGGGCTGGCGCGCGTCGTGTTGCATACGGCAGGCACGCGGCATGGTGCCGTTGTGTTGCCCGGCCTGCGCCTGGAGCAGGCTGAGGCGTTGCGGGATGAGATCAAGCGATATTTGCTGGAGGAGACTCTCTAA
- a CDS encoding PAS domain-containing protein: MRPLSALCSEPVSLVVDREGVIRSVSPGHMGWLRAGRHRLLGHPWWELIHPNDRQQVVQRVRSMQRGQEKPEGWRVRVRSGSGTWRWIQMTAKRQPGGFIRLSLNQMNVAG, translated from the coding sequence ATGCGACCACTCTCTGCCCTGTGCTCGGAGCCGGTCTCACTCGTGGTGGACCGTGAGGGCGTTATTCGCTCGGTAAGTCCTGGCCATATGGGGTGGCTGCGCGCTGGACGCCATCGGCTACTCGGGCATCCCTGGTGGGAGTTAATTCATCCCAACGACCGCCAACAGGTCGTGCAGCGTGTGCGAAGCATGCAACGCGGCCAGGAAAAGCCGGAAGGATGGCGGGTGCGCGTGCGTAGTGGGTCCGGTACGTGGCGTTGGATCCAGATGACCGCCAAGCGACAACCCGGCGGATTTATCCGTTTGTCGTTAAACCAGATGAATGTAGCCGGTTAA
- a CDS encoding TorF family putative porin: MRRVHFCLLFKTLLLVSVVQAQEIHLGADVVSRYVWRGMDFGESMSVQPGLSLSVGALTVGTWASYALTASGAGANEHDLYLSLDLGALSVGVTDYYFPAPNGAKFFDFDDDGQGAHYLEPFIQIRGPETAPFTLHASIFAYNDPDNTIYLEGQYPFTVGDVEMRLTVGVVAGQSALYNTGDVTLVNLGLAASRTIQITEAFSLPVFVHYILNPNPRVERSYLVFGFSL, translated from the coding sequence ATGCGGAGGGTACATTTCTGCTTGCTGTTTAAAACCCTTTTGCTCGTCTCTGTGGTCCAGGCTCAGGAGATTCATCTGGGAGCCGATGTGGTAAGCCGGTATGTCTGGCGTGGAATGGACTTTGGCGAATCCATGAGCGTGCAGCCCGGTTTGAGCCTCTCCGTGGGCGCGTTGACCGTAGGCACGTGGGCCTCCTATGCGCTTACAGCCTCTGGAGCCGGGGCCAACGAGCACGACCTGTATCTCAGTCTTGATCTGGGGGCCCTGTCGGTGGGGGTAACCGATTATTACTTCCCAGCGCCGAATGGGGCGAAGTTTTTCGACTTTGACGATGATGGTCAGGGCGCGCATTATCTGGAGCCATTTATCCAGATCAGAGGTCCCGAGACAGCTCCTTTTACCCTGCACGCCAGCATTTTTGCCTACAACGACCCAGACAATACGATTTACCTGGAGGGACAGTATCCGTTTACGGTAGGCGACGTGGAAATGCGGTTGACTGTGGGGGTAGTAGCGGGGCAGAGTGCGCTCTACAACACGGGCGATGTAACGCTGGTTAATCTAGGACTTGCTGCTTCGCGCACCATCCAGATTACCGAAGCGTTCAGCCTGCCTGTGTTTGTGCACTACATTCTGAATCCTAATCCGCGCGTGGAGCGCTCGTACCTGGTGTTTGGGTTCAGTCTCTGA
- a CDS encoding threo-3-hydroxy-L-aspartate ammonia-lyase, with protein sequence MIISLPTYTDVQAAARRLEGIAHRTPVMRSRTLNRLTQASLFFKCENFQRTGSFKFRGAYNAMATLSEAERRRGVLTYSSGNHAQALALAGRLLGVPVTVVMPQNAPEVKRRATASYGAELVFYDPEQTTREALGQQLAAERGLAIIPPYDHPHIIAGQGTAARELLEEVGPLDVLLVPCGGGGLLSGSALSARALAPRCRVVGVEPAQADDATRSFRTGRLHRVHNPDTIADGARTPSLGHLTFPLVRQYVDDMVTVSEKAILQAMYVLWERLKLVIEPTGALPLAALLENRVAVAGQRVGLILSGGNVDLRRAAELFARLDQLPALPPSV encoded by the coding sequence ATGATTATCTCTCTTCCCACCTACACTGACGTCCAAGCCGCCGCCCGACGGCTGGAGGGCATCGCGCATCGCACGCCGGTGATGCGCAGCCGCACGCTGAACCGCCTGACGCAGGCCAGCTTGTTCTTCAAGTGTGAGAATTTTCAGCGAACAGGCTCCTTTAAATTCCGCGGAGCCTATAATGCAATGGCAACTCTGTCTGAAGCCGAACGCCGCCGGGGCGTGCTCACCTACTCCTCGGGCAATCATGCCCAGGCGTTAGCCCTGGCCGGACGCCTGCTGGGCGTACCGGTTACGGTGGTCATGCCGCAGAACGCGCCGGAGGTCAAACGCAGAGCTACCGCCAGCTATGGCGCCGAGCTGGTGTTTTACGATCCCGAGCAAACCACGCGCGAGGCGCTCGGCCAGCAACTGGCGGCTGAGCGAGGCCTGGCGATCATTCCTCCCTACGATCATCCGCACATCATAGCAGGCCAGGGCACAGCCGCTCGTGAACTACTGGAGGAGGTAGGACCGCTGGACGTGCTGCTGGTGCCCTGCGGGGGCGGTGGGTTGCTTTCCGGTTCAGCCCTCAGCGCTCGCGCACTGGCGCCCCGGTGCCGTGTCGTGGGGGTTGAGCCGGCGCAGGCCGACGATGCTACGCGTTCGTTCCGAACCGGCCGGCTGCACCGCGTGCACAATCCAGACACCATCGCCGACGGTGCCCGCACGCCTTCGCTGGGCCACCTCACGTTTCCGCTCGTGCGGCAGTATGTGGACGACATGGTAACCGTTTCGGAAAAGGCCATTCTGCAGGCCATGTACGTACTCTGGGAGCGGCTCAAGCTGGTGATCGAGCCAACCGGCGCCCTGCCCCTGGCCGCCCTCCTCGAAAATCGCGTCGCTGTTGCCGGACAGCGGGTCGGGCTCATTCTCAGCGGAGGAAACGTAGATTTACGTCGCGCGGCCGAGCTCTTTGCGCGTCTCGACCAACTCCCAGCGTTACCACCAAGCGTATGA